In one window of Helianthus annuus cultivar XRQ/B chromosome 17, HanXRQr2.0-SUNRISE, whole genome shotgun sequence DNA:
- the LOC110921398 gene encoding serine/threonine protein phosphatase 2A regulatory subunit B''beta, producing MDLDYNGDSGFLDPELLQLNEVSCLAIKSNPYVAHELFDQWLSLPETTLLVKSLFNKAKTGVPLNITGSVSSPKASSRNSVPPLSPRSSSSGSPRITKPRVGPSVLGSPLKVLSEPVKELIPQFYFQNGRPPPKELKERCLFRCNQFFYGHPDGLQLHEFKPLTKEICKLPSFFSAVLFKKIDVAGTGVVTRDAFVDYWINGNMLVKDAATLIYTLLKQPDLRYLTQEDFKPILRELLATHPGLEFLQGTPEFQERYAETVIYRIYYYMNRAGDSCLTLRELKRGNLIAAMQHADDEEDINKVLRYFSYEHFYVIYCKFWELDTDHDFLIDKENLIRYGNHALTYRIVDRIFSQVPRKFTSNVDGKMGYEDFVYFILSEEDKSSEPSLEYWFKCVDLDGNGVITRNEMQFFYEEQLHRMECMAQEPVLFEDILCQIVDMIGPKDEGYFTLRDLKGSKLSGSVFNILFNLNKFMAFETRDPFLIRQERENPTLTEWDRFAHREYIRLSMEEDADDASNGSADVWDESFEAPF from the exons ATGGATTTGGATTATAATGGGGATTCTGGTTTTCTTGACCCGGAATTGTTACAGCTGAATGAAGTGTCTTGTTTGGCTATTAAGTCCAACCCTTATGTTGCCCACGAGCTGTTCGACCAATGGCTTTCACTTCCTGAAACCACCCTTTTG GTGAAATCTTTATTTAACAAGGCTAAAACGGGCGTTCCGTTAAATATAACTGGATCAGTTTCCAGCCCAAAAGCATCTTCCAGAAATTCAGTACCTCCACTTTCACCAAGAAGTTCATCATCGGGTTCTCCTCGAATCACAAAACCGAGGGTGGGCCCATCTGTATTAGGTTCTCCATTAAAAGTACTAAGCGAGCCCGTCAAAGAGTTAATACCTCAG TTTTACTTTCAAAATGGCCGCCCACCCCCTAAGGAATTAAAAGAACGATGTTTGTTTAGATGTAATCAGTTTTTCTATGGTCATCCTGATGGCCTACAATTGCACG AATTTAAACCGCTTACCAAGGAAATTTGCaaactaccatctttcttttCGGCTGTTCTTTTTAAAAAGATTGACGTTGCCGGCACTGGCGTTGTGACCAG gGATGCTTTTGTCGATTACTGGATCAATGGTAACATGTTGGTTAAAGACGCTGCTACCCTGATATATACACTATTAAAACAGCCAGATTTGAGATATTTAACTCAG GAGGATTTTAAACCCATACTCCGGGAACTATTGGCAACTCATCCTGGTTTGGAGTTCTTACAGGGCACACCTGAATTTCAGGAGAGATATG CGGAAACGGTAATATACAGAATATATTACTACATGAATAGAGCCGGTGATTCTTGTCTTACCCTAAGAGAGCTAAAACGTGGAAATTTAATTGCTGCAATGCAACACGCAGATGACGAAGAGGACATAAACAAAGTTTTGAG ATATTTCTCGTATGAGCATTTTTATGTTATCTACTGCAAGTTTTGGGAGCTTGACACCGATCATGATTTCTTGATTGATAAAGAGAATCTTATACGATACGGTAACCATGCACTCACATACAGAATCGTTGACCGAATATTTTCCCAG GTACCAAGAAAATTCACCAGTAATGTTGATGGGAAAATGGGATATGaagattttgtttattttattttgtctGAAGAGGACAAATCATCCGAGCCGAGTTTAGAATACTG GTTCAAGTGCGTAGACTTGGATGGGAATGGGGTGATTACAAGAAACGAAATGCAATTCTTTTACGAAGAACAATTGCATCGGATGGAATGCATGGCCCAAGAGCCCGTACTTTTTGAGGATATATTGTGTCAGATCGTTGACATGATTGGCCCAAAG GATGAGGGATATTTTACCCTCCGTGATTTGAAAGGAAGCAAACTTTCCGGAAGTGTTTTCAACATCCTTTTTAACCTTAATAAATTCATGGCCTTTGAAACTCGTGATCCGTTTCTCATACGCCAG GAACGTGAGAATCCAACATTAACAGAGTGGGATCGGTTTGCACATCGTGAGTATATTCGGCTGTCAATGGAAGAAGATGCTGATGATGCCTCTAATGGTAGTGCAGACGTGTGGGATGAATCTTTCGAGGCACCCTTTTGA